A segment of the Cricetulus griseus strain 17A/GY chromosome 6, alternate assembly CriGri-PICRH-1.0, whole genome shotgun sequence genome:
GGATGGTCCTACTGATCAAGCTGGACCCCCGGCTTCACACACCTATGTACTATTTCCTGAGCAATCTGTCCTTCTGTGATGTCTGCTACTCCTCTACAGTCTCTCCCAAGATGCTGGCAGATTTCCTCTCTGAACAGAAGAGGATTGCTTACAGTTTATGTGctgttcaaatgtatttttttggAGCTTTTGCCGATGTAGAATGTCTCATGCTGGCTATCATGGCCTATGATCGTTATGTTGCAATCTGCAATCCACTGCTCTATACTATTGCAATGTCCAAGAAGGTCTGTATCCAGCTTGTGGCTGTTGCCTATGTGGTAGGCTTGGTGGATTCAGCAATCCACACCTGCTGCACATTCCGACTGTCCTTCTGTAATTCAAATGTCATCAACCACTTTTTCTGTGACATTCCACCTTTGCTGGCCCTTTCCTGCTCAGACACATCCGTCAATGAGATAGTAATGTTCaccttcattggctgtgtggtgGGGTGCAGCATTGTCACTGTTCTTCTCTCCTACTTCTACATAATAGCTACCATCTGCAGGATGAACTCTGCTGAAGGCAGACACAAAGCATTTTCCACATGTGCCTCCCACCTCACGGCTGTGGCCATTTTTCATGGAACTCTCCTATTCATGTACTTCCGACCCAGCTCAAGTTACTCAATGGACACAGACAAAATGGCCTCTGTTTTCTACACAGTTGTGATTCCT
Coding sequences within it:
- the LOC100753523 gene encoding olfactory receptor 1019 is translated as MTLENFTVFTDFLFSGLSSRQDVQQALFVFFFLIYGLTVIANLGMVLLIKLDPRLHTPMYYFLSNLSFCDVCYSSTVSPKMLADFLSEQKRIAYSLCAVQMYFFGAFADVECLMLAIMAYDRYVAICNPLLYTIAMSKKVCIQLVAVAYVVGLVDSAIHTCCTFRLSFCNSNVINHFFCDIPPLLALSCSDTSVNEIVMFTFIGCVVGCSIVTVLLSYFYIIATICRMNSAEGRHKAFSTCASHLTAVAIFHGTLLFMYFRPSSSYSMDTDKMASVFYTVVIPMLNPLIYSLRNKDVKGALKKAISINLWPR